One Deltaproteobacteria bacterium DNA window includes the following coding sequences:
- a CDS encoding FAD-dependent oxidoreductase: MSERRYDVVVVGGGTAGVAAAVAAARAGARTLLLERYGFLGGMATAGMVGTVCGLYLAHADGRSERLNAGLAGEIADAIERLPGSAPPLRRGRTIVVPYLPHELAALADDLTDAEPMLDVRLHAYVAGVERDGAAVAAVRFADADGTRAVACGALVDASGDAIAALAAGAPTDAPPPAERQLCSLVFALQGVDAEALRGPESLALLRRLAAAEAAGTLSAGASDVAWRPTGRPGEVAVKLALHAVDAGPRGDFLTAAERAGRRRMRALVAALRAESPAFAAAFVSQVAPQVGVRESRRIVGRRRLTREDVLGGRRFPDAIARAAWPIELWREGATGARFEHLADGDWYEIPLDCLRAVDLGNILAAGRCLSGTSEALASARVIGTCLATGAAAGAAAARLAGAAAPASGTTTSGGA; encoded by the coding sequence GTGTCCGAACGGCGGTACGACGTGGTCGTGGTGGGCGGGGGCACGGCCGGCGTCGCGGCGGCCGTCGCGGCCGCGCGCGCGGGCGCCCGGACGTTGCTGCTCGAGCGCTACGGCTTCCTCGGCGGCATGGCGACCGCCGGCATGGTCGGGACGGTGTGCGGCCTCTACTTGGCGCACGCCGACGGCCGCTCCGAGCGGTTGAACGCGGGGCTCGCCGGCGAGATCGCGGACGCGATCGAGCGCCTGCCGGGCAGCGCGCCGCCGCTGCGGCGCGGCCGGACGATCGTCGTCCCCTACCTCCCCCACGAGCTCGCTGCCCTCGCCGACGATCTCACGGACGCCGAGCCGATGCTTGACGTGCGGCTGCACGCGTACGTCGCGGGCGTCGAGCGCGACGGGGCGGCGGTCGCGGCAGTGCGCTTCGCGGACGCCGACGGGACGCGCGCGGTCGCCTGCGGCGCCCTCGTCGACGCGAGCGGAGACGCGATCGCCGCGCTCGCCGCCGGCGCGCCGACCGACGCGCCGCCGCCGGCCGAGCGCCAGCTCTGCTCGCTCGTGTTCGCGCTCCAAGGCGTCGACGCCGAGGCGCTGCGCGGACCGGAGAGCCTGGCGCTGCTCCGCCGCCTCGCCGCCGCCGAAGCGGCGGGAACGCTATCCGCCGGCGCGAGCGACGTCGCCTGGCGACCGACCGGACGTCCGGGCGAGGTCGCCGTGAAGCTCGCGCTCCACGCGGTCGACGCCGGGCCGCGCGGCGACTTCCTGACCGCCGCCGAGCGCGCCGGACGGCGGCGGATGCGCGCGCTCGTCGCCGCGCTCCGCGCCGAGTCGCCGGCGTTCGCGGCGGCGTTCGTCTCGCAGGTGGCGCCGCAGGTCGGCGTGCGTGAGAGCCGGCGCATCGTCGGGCGCCGCCGGCTCACCCGCGAGGACGTGCTCGGCGGCCGCCGCTTTCCCGACGCGATCGCGCGGGCGGCGTGGCCGATCGAGCTCTGGCGCGAGGGCGCGACGGGCGCGCGCTTCGAGCACCTGGCCGACGGCGACTGGTACGAGATCCCGCTCGACTGCCTCCGCGCCGTCGACCTCGGGAACATCCTCGCCGCCGGACGCTGCCTCAGCGGCACGTCGGAGGCCCTCGCCTCGGCCCGCGTGATCGGCACCTGTCTCGCGACCGGCGCCGCGGCGGGCGCGGCGGCGGCGCGCCTCGCCGGCGCCGCCGCGCCCGCATCCGGCACGACGACGAGCGGCGGCGCGTGA
- a CDS encoding AMP-binding protein: MSLGDLLHASAVRHGARPAITEVAAGRTLDYAELAARADTAAAALRSAGVAAPHRIALLGTSSLAYVAVAFGILAAGGCLVPIAANVRDAERDEIFRTIDVNGVVAVPDDGGDWSFAWLDRARRPPEGFAALDPAFVRFSSGTTADAKGVVLSHAATLARIAAADAVLRLAPHDRILWTLPLAYHFAVTIPSYVRAGAHVLLAPESTPATMAAALAAHEATVLYASPVLLARLAALAAPPRLPALRLALSTAAPLAPDVARRFDAAYRVPLGQAYGIIEAGLACINTRQGADRDLPAASVGRPVPGYEVATFADDEVGVRGPGLFDAYYAPWRPRAEVLRDGWFMTGDVGTVDAAAALTLRGRRKSTIVVAGLKLFPEEVEAVLAAHPTVAESRVVARPHRALGELPHAEIVLRPGTRFDRDALARHCAARLSPWKMPVTYTVVAAIPKTPGGKILRRPEG, encoded by the coding sequence GTGAGCCTCGGCGACCTCCTGCACGCGAGCGCCGTACGCCACGGCGCGCGCCCCGCGATCACCGAGGTCGCCGCCGGCCGCACGCTCGACTACGCCGAGCTCGCGGCGCGCGCGGACACGGCCGCCGCGGCGCTCCGGTCCGCGGGCGTCGCCGCCCCGCACCGGATCGCGCTCCTCGGGACGAGCTCGCTCGCGTACGTGGCCGTCGCCTTCGGCATCCTCGCGGCCGGCGGCTGCCTCGTGCCGATCGCCGCCAACGTACGTGATGCGGAACGGGACGAGATCTTCCGCACCATCGACGTGAACGGCGTCGTGGCCGTCCCCGACGACGGCGGCGACTGGAGCTTCGCGTGGCTCGACCGCGCGCGCCGGCCGCCCGAAGGGTTCGCCGCACTCGATCCGGCGTTCGTCCGCTTCAGCTCCGGCACCACGGCCGACGCCAAGGGCGTCGTCCTCTCGCACGCCGCGACGCTCGCGCGCATCGCCGCGGCCGACGCGGTGCTGCGCCTCGCCCCCCACGACCGCATCCTCTGGACCCTGCCCCTCGCCTATCACTTCGCGGTCACGATCCCGTCGTACGTCCGCGCCGGCGCGCACGTGCTGCTCGCGCCGGAGTCGACACCCGCCACGATGGCGGCGGCGCTCGCCGCGCACGAAGCGACCGTGCTCTACGCCTCGCCGGTGCTCCTCGCGCGCCTCGCCGCGCTCGCGGCGCCGCCGCGGCTCCCGGCGCTCCGCCTCGCGCTCTCGACCGCCGCCCCGCTGGCACCCGACGTCGCGCGGCGCTTCGATGCCGCCTACCGCGTCCCGCTCGGGCAGGCGTACGGCATCATCGAGGCCGGGCTCGCCTGCATCAACACGCGCCAGGGCGCCGACCGCGACCTACCGGCGGCGTCGGTCGGCCGCCCCGTCCCCGGCTACGAGGTCGCCACGTTCGCCGACGACGAGGTCGGCGTCCGCGGCCCCGGGCTCTTCGACGCCTACTACGCGCCCTGGCGGCCGCGCGCCGAGGTGCTGCGCGACGGCTGGTTCATGACAGGCGACGTCGGCACCGTCGACGCGGCGGCCGCGCTCACGCTGCGCGGACGTCGCAAGTCGACGATCGTCGTCGCCGGCTTGAAGCTCTTTCCCGAGGAGGTCGAGGCCGTCCTCGCCGCGCATCCAACGGTCGCCGAGTCGCGCGTGGTCGCGCGCCCGCACCGCGCGCTCGGCGAGCTGCCGCATGCCGAGATCGTGCTCCGGCCGGGCACGCGCTTCGATCGCGACGCGCTCGCGCGCCACTGCGCCGCGCGCCTCTCGCCCTGGAAGATGCCGGTCACCTACACCGTCGTGGCGGCGATCCCGAAGACACCGGGCGGGAAGATCCTGCGACGCCCCGAGGGATGA
- a CDS encoding class I SAM-dependent methyltransferase, whose amino-acid sequence MQQDRNAARLAGDAERDPVAVDWSIVSLPDAWPDELDLRRPAHLVAYVRGWLGARRKVVVPADLPGGDRLPAYLRQEFHHLPNGVYSKRHADSYARWFDRLMLGDTVRARARLAAELAGCRATLDVGCGSGGLAAAMRAAGVPEVWGLDPSPYLLQLAARAHRGIRFVQGLAERTGFPAQRFEGIGACFLFHELPPRAADAALVELHRILVPGGRLVIAEPSPTQFRVRAWRALARREGRRGLYFAAMAKWMYEPFVAGWHGRAVASWLAAHGFRVLGDERGVPIRFVSAVRDEARSSVDHG is encoded by the coding sequence ATGCAACAGGATCGGAATGCGGCGCGCCTGGCCGGGGACGCCGAGCGCGACCCGGTCGCCGTCGACTGGAGCATCGTGTCGCTCCCCGACGCGTGGCCTGACGAGCTCGATCTGCGACGTCCGGCGCATCTGGTCGCGTACGTGCGGGGATGGCTCGGCGCGCGCCGCAAGGTCGTCGTGCCGGCCGACCTCCCGGGCGGCGATCGACTGCCGGCGTACCTCCGCCAGGAGTTCCACCACCTGCCGAACGGCGTGTACTCGAAGCGACACGCGGACTCGTACGCGCGCTGGTTCGACCGCCTGATGCTCGGGGACACCGTGCGGGCGCGCGCCCGGCTCGCCGCGGAGCTCGCCGGGTGCCGGGCGACGCTCGACGTCGGCTGCGGCAGCGGCGGGCTCGCCGCGGCGATGCGCGCCGCCGGCGTGCCCGAGGTGTGGGGACTCGATCCGTCGCCGTACCTCCTGCAGCTCGCGGCGCGCGCCCATCGGGGGATCCGCTTCGTGCAGGGTCTCGCCGAGCGGACGGGGTTTCCCGCGCAACGTTTCGAAGGCATCGGCGCCTGCTTCCTCTTCCACGAGCTGCCGCCGCGCGCCGCCGACGCCGCGCTCGTCGAGCTCCACCGGATCCTCGTGCCGGGTGGGCGGCTCGTGATCGCGGAGCCGTCGCCGACGCAGTTCCGCGTGCGCGCGTGGCGCGCGCTCGCGCGTCGCGAGGGCCGGCGCGGCCTCTACTTCGCGGCGATGGCGAAGTGGATGTACGAGCCGTTCGTCGCAGGATGGCACGGGCGCGCCGTCGCCTCCTGGCTCGCCGCGCACGGCTTCCGCGTCCTCGGCGACGAGCGGGGCGTGCCGATCCGCTTCGTCAGCGCCGTCCGCGACGAGGCGCGGTCGTCCGTCGATCACGGATGA
- a CDS encoding PaaI family thioesterase, with product MVDEERRTRERIFSFWTAAGSEVTGAWAERRRLARAMREVIDRLTTSDAPEEELRAAADGLERYAARLATHPRRNLPLGFGESANAGDVAAFFDYSPLIGLSNPLAPPIVLEVEGKVVHGHVRFGAAYEGPPGHVHGGFVAAAFDEVLGFVQSTTGQPGMTGTLTIRYRKPTPLDTDLRFEATVQRVEGRKIFAEGRLYNGDVLTAEAEGLFISVDLVKMQMLAEAKKNRAELP from the coding sequence ATGGTTGACGAGGAACGGCGCACGCGCGAACGCATCTTTTCTTTCTGGACGGCGGCGGGTTCTGAGGTGACCGGCGCGTGGGCCGAACGCCGCAGGCTCGCCAGGGCGATGCGCGAGGTGATCGACCGGCTCACCACGAGCGACGCGCCCGAAGAGGAGCTGCGCGCGGCGGCCGATGGGCTCGAACGCTACGCGGCGCGGCTCGCGACCCATCCGCGCCGGAACCTGCCGCTCGGCTTCGGCGAGAGCGCCAATGCCGGCGACGTCGCCGCGTTCTTCGACTACAGCCCGCTGATCGGCCTCTCGAACCCGCTGGCGCCCCCGATCGTCCTCGAGGTCGAGGGCAAGGTCGTCCACGGACACGTGCGCTTCGGCGCCGCGTATGAGGGACCGCCCGGCCACGTGCACGGCGGATTCGTCGCCGCGGCTTTCGACGAGGTCCTCGGCTTCGTGCAGTCGACGACGGGCCAGCCGGGCATGACCGGCACCCTCACGATCCGCTACCGTAAGCCGACGCCGCTCGACACCGACCTCAGGTTCGAGGCGACCGTCCAGCGGGTCGAGGGCCGCAAGATCTTCGCCGAGGGCCGCCTCTACAACGGCGACGTCCTCACCGCCGAAGCCGAGGGCCTCTTCATCTCGGTCGACCTCGTGAAGATGCAGATGCTCGCCGAGGCGAAAAAGAACCGCGCAGAGCTTCCTTAG
- a CDS encoding isoprenylcysteine carboxylmethyltransferase family protein, with amino-acid sequence MRGILAAALVGIAGHWNGPTVLTLALASGLSFFDLGRRGRVERTDATAAGKVPESAFRPEPWGMAMQLAFLAILTVGAWDNRGPDDTWRHPGFVGVAGFAVLLLGVWLRRSAARALGRQFTVGLSVLADHELVVSGPYRWLRHPNYAGLLLVALGTAMMIESPTAAGVSLVLWLPLALLRIRLEERTLLRHLGDAYGEYRRGRWCLVPGVY; translated from the coding sequence GTGCGCGGCATCCTGGCGGCCGCTCTCGTCGGCATCGCCGGCCACTGGAACGGCCCCACCGTGCTCACGCTCGCTCTCGCCTCGGGTCTGTCGTTCTTCGACCTCGGCCGCCGCGGTCGGGTGGAACGCACCGACGCCACGGCGGCAGGGAAGGTTCCCGAGAGCGCGTTCCGGCCCGAGCCCTGGGGCATGGCGATGCAGCTCGCCTTCCTCGCGATCCTGACCGTCGGCGCGTGGGACAACCGGGGACCCGACGACACCTGGCGACACCCCGGCTTCGTCGGCGTCGCGGGCTTCGCCGTCCTCCTCCTCGGCGTATGGCTGCGGCGGAGCGCGGCACGGGCGCTCGGCCGCCAGTTCACGGTCGGGCTCTCGGTGCTCGCCGATCACGAGCTCGTCGTGAGCGGTCCCTACCGGTGGCTCCGCCATCCGAACTACGCGGGTCTCCTCCTCGTCGCGCTCGGGACCGCGATGATGATCGAGAGCCCGACGGCCGCCGGCGTGAGCCTCGTGCTCTGGCTGCCGCTCGCGCTCCTCCGTATCCGCCTCGAGGAGCGCACGTTGCTCCGCCATCTCGGCGACGCGTACGGCGAGTACCGTCGCGGCCGCTGGTGCCTCGTGCCGGGCGTCTACTGA
- a CDS encoding DSD1 family PLP-dependent enzyme: MKIGVILLVGIVVAAAAALALRPRADGGGYDPYFRALNDLLKREGPARPVLLLDLDRLDRNIDVLRASIRPPKSFRVVDKSLPSIPLLRHVFERAGTRRVMSFHQPFLSQVAAQLGDSQILLGKPMPVRSAERFYADLRGGFDPSRQLQWLIDTPERLEEYRALADSLRQKMLISIEIDVGLHRGGVQDTATLDRMLSVIAAHPDRLELAGFMGYDPHVAKVPVWARSRASLLAEVRDAYRGYVDFTKARYPQLWTDRMTLNGAGSPTYRLYEDDTLLNDLSVGSALVKPTDFDIDTLAPHVPALFIATPVLKAGAAARLPGLDWLSRLLDRWNPNLARTFFIYGGYWMARPVAPAGLHTNPIFGRSSNQEMLNGSARVELGVDDYVFLRPAQSEAVMLQFGGILVVRGGAIVDHWPVFAQ; this comes from the coding sequence ATGAAGATCGGCGTGATCCTCCTCGTCGGCATCGTGGTCGCCGCGGCGGCTGCGCTTGCGCTCCGTCCGCGCGCCGACGGCGGCGGTTACGATCCGTACTTCCGCGCGCTGAACGACCTGCTGAAGCGCGAGGGGCCGGCGCGTCCGGTGCTGCTCCTCGACCTCGACCGCCTCGACCGGAACATCGACGTGCTCCGCGCGTCGATCCGTCCCCCCAAGTCCTTCCGGGTCGTCGACAAATCGCTGCCGTCGATCCCGCTCCTGCGCCACGTTTTCGAGCGCGCGGGGACGCGGCGCGTGATGTCGTTCCACCAGCCCTTCCTGAGCCAGGTCGCCGCGCAGCTCGGCGACAGCCAGATCCTGCTCGGGAAGCCGATGCCAGTACGATCGGCGGAGCGGTTCTACGCCGACCTGCGCGGCGGCTTCGACCCGAGCCGCCAGCTGCAATGGCTGATCGACACGCCGGAGCGGCTCGAGGAGTACCGCGCGCTCGCCGACTCGCTGCGGCAGAAGATGCTGATCAGCATCGAGATCGACGTCGGCCTGCACCGCGGCGGCGTCCAGGACACGGCGACCCTCGACCGCATGTTGTCGGTGATCGCCGCGCACCCCGACCGCCTCGAGCTCGCGGGGTTCATGGGCTACGACCCGCACGTCGCGAAGGTGCCCGTATGGGCGCGCTCGCGGGCGTCCCTGCTCGCCGAGGTGCGTGACGCCTACCGTGGTTACGTCGACTTCACGAAGGCGCGCTACCCGCAGCTCTGGACCGATCGCATGACGCTGAACGGCGCCGGCAGCCCGACCTACCGGCTCTACGAGGACGACACGCTCTTGAACGACCTGTCGGTCGGCTCGGCGCTCGTGAAGCCGACCGATTTCGACATCGACACGCTCGCACCGCACGTGCCGGCCCTCTTCATCGCGACGCCGGTTCTGAAGGCGGGCGCGGCGGCGCGCCTGCCGGGGCTCGACTGGCTCTCGCGTCTGCTCGATCGATGGAACCCGAACCTCGCCCGCACCTTCTTCATCTACGGCGGGTACTGGATGGCGCGCCCGGTCGCCCCGGCCGGGCTCCACACGAACCCGATCTTCGGGCGGAGCTCGAACCAGGAGATGCTGAACGGGTCGGCGCGCGTCGAGCTCGGCGTCGACGACTACGTCTTCCTGCGGCCGGCGCAGAGCGAGGCCGTCATGCTGCAGTTCGGCGGCATCCTCGTGGTGCGCGGCGGCGCCATCGTCGATCACTGGCCGGTGTTCGCGCAGTAG